CGAGGGTATCCCGCGCACAGCCACCATAAGACCAAACGACACGCACAGAAGGCTGGTCGGTTGAGGCGGGTGATTATGCACCAAGTAAGCTGATTCAGGCCGCGACGCCTGGTCGCTGATGTGCAGCGACTCCGAAAGCCTATCCCCCTGGCTTCCGACAAGACAACCGCCAGAACTTGTCGGAATCATCCTCCATAAAAGTCACGGCTGTAGGACGCTGGCAAATAAATTCAGGCCCGACACGACCCAATGTGGGAGCGAGCCTGCTCGCGAAGGCTGTTTAACATTCGACATTGAAGTCGTCTGACTCACCGCTTTCGCGAGCAGGCTCGCTCCCACAGGGAAACAGTTCACACCGGGGGATCAGCAGTGTGGCGCAGGTTTGGGTACGGCGACGTTATCGAGCATCCGGTTCGCCGCCAGTTCGGCCAGCATCACGATCTGCTGAATCGCCATTGCCTTGTGCCGGTGCGGGCCTTCCAGATAGTCCGCGAAGTCGCTCGCCATCACGCTGGCCTGGGCCAATGACTCGCAGGTGTGGGCCAGCAGGTCTTCGTCCTTGATATCCGGAGCAATCAAAAACATCGTGCTGGGTTTGCGGATGGCAGGGGATTTGAGGGCTGCTGGGTTGAGGTAGTGATCCAATGCGCGCTCGGCGGCATCGTGGAGTTTTTTGGAGTCGAGGGATTCGTAGGGGGAAACGTCGTCGTTTTGCGGGGGATTCGGGGTTTCTTTGAACATGGTGAAGCTCCAAGTAAGTAATGGAGCCGCCACTGATCGCCGCGACGCGATGGTAGGTGGCAGCTGTACGCAGGTTCGCGGACCGAGCTACTTGGAAACCCGGCATACCCGAGGGTATCCCGCGCACAGCCACCATAAGACCAAACGACACGCACAGAAGGCTGGTCGGTTGAGGCGGGTGATTATGCACCAAGTAAGCTGATTCAGGCCGCGACGCCCGGTCGCTGATGTGCAGCGACTCCGAAAGCCTATCCCCCTGGCTTCCGACAAGACAACCGCCAGAACTTGTCGGAATCCTCCTCCATAAAAGTCACGGCTGTAGGACGCTGGCAAATAAATTCAGGCCCGACACGACCCAATGTGGGAGCGAGCCTGCTCGCGAAGGCTGTTTAACATTCGACATTGAAGTCGTCTGACTCACCGCTTTCGCGAGCAGGCTCGCTCCCACAGGGAAACAGTTCACACCGGGGGATCAGCAGTGTGGCGCAGGTTTGGGTACGGCGACGTTATCGAGCATCCGGTTCGCCGCCAGTTCGGCCAGCATCACGATCTGCTGAATCGCCATTGCCTTGTGCCGGTGCGGGCCTTCCAGATAGTCCGCGAAGTCGCTCGCCATCACGCTGGCCTGGGCCAATGACTCGCAGGTGTGGGCCAGCAGGTCTTCGTCCTTGATATCCGGAGCAATCAAAAACATCGTGCTGGGTTTGCGGATGGCAGGGGATTTGAGGGCTGCTGGGTTGAGGTAGTGATCCAATGCGCGCTCGGCGGCATCGTGGAGTTTTTTGGAGTCGAGGGATTCGTAGGGGGAAACGTCGTCGGTTTGCGGGGGATTCGGGGTTTCTTTGAACATGGTGAAGCTCCATTCGGGGACTGGAAGTTCGCCACGACTGCGACCAAGCAGTTGGGTGGCGAACCATACGCAGGTTGGTCGACCAGGGAATGGAACCCGGCAGGGCCGGAGCCCTCCCACGCACAGCTCGCCATGAAGCAAGCACGAAAAGTGCGCCATTCTAAACCCGGGCGACCAAACCCGGCCGCTGAATTTGCAGCGACCCCGAAAGCCTATCGAACGGGCTTCTGACACAACAACCGCCAGAACTTGTCGGAATTCTCCGCCAGAACAGCAACGGCTGTAGGACGCTGGAAAAAATATTCAGGCCAGACACGACCCAATGTGGGAGCGAGCCTGCTCGCGATAGCTGTTTAACATTCAACATCCTGGGTGGCTGACAGTCCGCTATCGCGAGCAGGCTCACTCCTACATTTTGATGTGCAGCGATGCAAAAAAAGGCGACCCCTCGCAGGAGTCGCCTTTCCTTTAACCGCCGCTAAACCTTATTCGGACAGTTTGTACGCAATCACATAGTCACCTTGCTTGGTGCCCAGCGACCCATGACCGCCCGCAACGACAAGCACGTATTGCTTACCGTCCTTGCCGGTGTAGGTCATTGGCGTGGTTTGAGCGCCGGCAGGCAGGCGGCCTTCCCACAGTTGCTTGCCGTTTTTCACGTCGTAGGCGCGCAGGTACTGGTCGAGGGTGCCGCTCAGGAAGCCGACGCCGCCAGCGGTGGTGAAGGTGCCGCCCAGGCTAGGCACGCCCATGCTCAGCGGGATCGGAACCGGTGAGCTGTCGCGCACGGTGCCGTTTTTGTGTTTCCAGATGGTTTTTTGGGTGGTCAGGTCGACCGCGGCCACATAACCCCAGGCCGGCGCCTGGCACGGCAGGCCCATTGGCGAGAGCAGGGCTTCGAGGACGACGCCGTAAGGCGCGCCTTTGTTCGGCTGCACGCCTTCGGTTTCGCTTTTACGCGGGCCTTGGGCGGCGATTTCGGCAGCCGGGATCATTTTCGATTTGAACGCCATGTAGCTCGGGTTCACGAAAGCGATCTGACGCACCGGGTCAACCGCGATGCCGCCCCAGTCGAACACGCCGAAGTTGCCGGGATAAACGATCGAACCCTGCAGCGATGGCGGCGTGAACGGGCCGTCGTAGCGCATGGATTTGAAGTCGATCCGGCAGATCAGTTGGTCGAACGGGGTCACGCCCCACATGTCGCGCTCTTGCAGCGGCGGCGGCATCAGGTTGAGGTCGGATTTGGGTTGGGTCGGCGAGGTGTGATCACCAGCGACAGCGCCTTGGGGCACCGGTACTTCGTTGATCGGCACAATCGGCTTGCCGGTGCTGCGGTCCAGCACGTAAATGCTGCCTTGCTTGGTCGAAGCGAGTACCGCTGGCTTCACGCCGTCAGCGGTTTTCAGGTCCATCAGGGTAGGCTGGCCACCGACGTCCATGTCCCACAGGTCATGGTGGGTGAACTGCATGTGCCAGCGCACCTGGCCGGTCGCGATGTCGAGGGCGGTCAGGCCGGCGGCGTGCAGTTCCGACTCAGGGGTGCGATCGCCACCGAACTGGTCCGGGGTCTGGTTGCCCATCGGCAGGTAAAGCATGCCGAGTTTTTCGTCGACGGCGAACATGGACCACATGTTCGGCGAGTTGCGGGTGTAGACCTGGCCTTCGGCAATCGGCGTGGTGTCGTCCGGGTTGCCGCTGTCCCAGTTCCACACCAGTTTGCCGGTGTGCACGTCGAACGCGCGGATGACGCCGCTGGGCTCGTCGGTGGAAACGTTGTCGGTGACGTGGCCGCCGATCACCACCAGGTCTTTAGTGACCGCTGGAGGCGAGGTGGAGTAGTAACCGCCGGCATTGAAGCCGCCGATGTTGGCAGTCAAGTCGACCTGGCCTTTGTCGCCGAAGTCTTCGCACATCTTGCCGGTGTCGGCGTCGAGGGCGATCAGGCGGGTGTCGGCGGTCGGCAGGAAGATCCGGCGTGGGCAGACGGTGCTGACCGGCGCAGGGCTGGCGGTGCCGGTCGGGCTTTGCTCGGACGCGTAGACGGCGTCATCGTGATAGGTCACGCCACGGCATGTCATGTGCGCCCAACCCTTGAAGTTCGCCGCGTTTTGCGTGGAGAGCTTCGGATCGAAACGCCAGATTTCCTTGCCGGTGTCGGGATCCAGCGCGATCACCTGGCTGTGCGGCGTGCACACGTAGAGCATGCCGTTGACTTTCAGCGGGGTGTTTTCGGCGGTGGTTTCACCCGGATCGTTCGGCCCTGGCAGGTCGCCAGTGCGATAGGTCCAGGCGGGAACGAGCTTGTTCACGTTCTGCGGGGTGATCTGCGCCAGTGGAGAGTAACGATCACCATGAGCGCTGCGACCGTAGGAATTCCAGTCACCGTCGGGCATGGCCGGGGCGGTGTTGGTCATGCCGGGCACGCTGTCGCGGTCCAGTTCGCCTTTGATTTCACCCGGGTTGGTGAACTGGCTGGCCAGTGCGGCAACGCCCGCGAGTACCACTGCCACGCTCAGTGCGCCAGTGCCCATCGGCGCAGGGCCGGTGATCAGCAACGGACGGCGGAACCACGGCAGCAACATGACGAGGCCCAGCGCAAACAGCATCGCCAGACGCGGCACCAGTTGCCACCAATCGAGGCCGACTTCCCACAAGGCCCACACGGTACTGGCAAACAGCACCAGTGCGTAGAGGCCCAGTGCAGCGCGGCGGGCCAGGATCAGCAGCACGCCGGTCAGCGTCAGGCCGATACCGGCCAGCAGGTAATACAACGAGCCGCCGAGCAGGCTCAGCTTGATCCCGCCGGCCAGCATGGCCAGGCCCATTAGCAGAAGCAGAATGCCGAGCAGGGTCGGCAGTAGACGGCTTCGACTCAAAGCACCATCAGTGCTCATAGTGTGGTTCTCCGTGACGTTTCAAGTAGTCCCGCGCAAGTTCACTGTAGATGACGATCCTGTGCGGGCATGGTTCAGATAAAAAAGGTTCGGTTGGTGCGTTCCCTGCAGGAGCGAGCCTGCTCGCGAAAGCGATGGGACAGTCGGCATTGATGTTCAGGCTGACGGCCCTTCGCGAGCAGGCTCGCTCCCACAGGTTTTGTGTGTGTCTTAAAAGGACGAGGTGATTTTTATCCCGCCAATCAGCGCGTCATCGACCTTGTCCACGCCACCGGGGTGGCGGATGTATTGCAGGTTCGGGCGCACGGTCAGCCAGTTCGTGACGTGCACGCCGTAATAGAGTTCGGCGCTGTATTCGGTGTCCTGAGGCGGCAGGAACGAGGGATCGTCGTAGTCATAGACGACGCGGGCCTGGTTGGTCGCTTCGGCGTTCTTGCGATAGGCCGGGTTGACGTGAACCCGGGCGAGGGCAAAGCCGATGTCGTCCTTGGCGCGCGCATCGAACAGGCCTTTGTAGACGACGCCGGCCTGGACATAGTTGTCGATGGCGTTGGTCTTCTTGTCGTGCATCGTGCCGTTGGCGAACACGCTCAGGCCGCGCGAATTGTCGCTGGCGCGGCTGGTGATCTGCTGCTGCACACCCAGCCACACGCCGTGCTTGCTCGATGCGCTGCGGTAAGCCTCGCCGCTCAGGGCTGCCGGCTGACCATTGCTGTCCTTGTAGGCATCCGTGGCCTTGGCGTTGCTGTAGTAATAACCGGCGCGGTATTCGCCCGGCAGGCCGTTGAGTGTTGGTGACCACACCAGTTCGACCGGCAGAATCGCGCCCTGGGTGCCGCTGCCGCTGAGCTTGAAGCCGTTGCCGCGATCAAGGTTCGACGGGTTTTGCTCATACGCGCCGATTTGCGCGTAGAGCTCCGGCGTCAGGTGATATTTCACCCGCATTGCCCACTGGCTGACGGGCCAGTTGTACCAGATGCCGCCGACCCAGTTACCGACCTGCGAGCCGCAAAACGCCAGGTTCTGGAAGTCGCACGGGAAGCTGTTGAAGTCTTCGCCTTCGCCGAAACGGCCGACTTTGATGTCGAGTTTCTGGTCGAAAAATTTCTGCTGGTACCACATCTGCGTCAGGCGCCAGGTTTGCCCACGGCCCCAGACTTCCTGCGCCGAAGTGAAACCGCCGACACGCGGATCGTTGATCCGGTCGTTGCTGATGTTGTTGCCATTGCGCTCGGTGATCGTCAGCTGAAATTCAGCGTCGTCCCAGCCGAGGATTTTCTGCAAGTCCAGGTGCGTGCCGAAACCGAACTGGTCGCTGTAGCGTGCGGTGCGATCGTGGTCGTAGCCGCCGTGCAGATTGCTGCCCATTTCGCCGGTGTAATCGACTTTGAAGTCGTAGCCTTTTTCCGAAAGTTCGGTGCGCGTGCCATTCCAGTCGCCGAGCATCCAGGGCGATTCGCTATCGAAGGCGGGCGCGGCCTGGGTGCAGGTAGCCAGGCCAAAAGCAGTGAAACCACCGATCAGGTTCAGGGCTTTTCGACTGGCAATAGCGATGCAGACAGCGCTGTCTCGCGGAGTTGGGAAATCAGGCATAGAGAAGGAATTCTTGATCTTTTCTGGGGGGTGAACTGAAAGCGGCACTATGTCGCGCCTGGATGAAGCGTTTCAGCTTGACGGGCGCAAGGATAATGTTCTGTTACAAATAGAGAAAGCGCTTTTCGTGACATGAATTATTTCGTATTCGGTAACAGTGCCGGACAGCGATCGGTTCAAGTTCACCTACATTTACCAGAGAGCGCACAGAGCGCTTCCACCCGGCGACACCCTCGGCTAAGGTGCGCGGCTTCCAATCCCCTTCATCGCTCAAAGGCCCGGCATGACCGAACAGAACAACAACCCGCTGCACGGCGTGACGCTGGAGCAAATCCTCAACGCCCTGGTGGAACATTACGAATGGTCGGGGCTGGCCGAGCGCATTGATATCCGCTGTTTCAAGAGTGACCCGAGCATCAAGTCGAGCCTGACCTTCCTGCGTAAAACCCCATGGGCGCGGGAGAAGGTCGAACGCTTGTACGTGAAGCTGATGCGCACCAAGCGCCCGCTCTGAACATGGGCTTTCTGTCGACGCCAGGTTCTGCCGCGAGGCGTCGTTTTGTGGCGGTGGCCGCTGTGCTGGGCTGGGCCGGACTGGCCATTCAGCTGTACCTGATTCTGTACTCGCGCTGGACACTGGAAGCGAGCTTGATCGGTGGGCTGCTGAGCTTTTTCAGCTATTTCACGGTGTTGACCAATACGTTGGTGGCGGTGGTGCTGACGTGTGAGTGGACCTCTCGCGAGTCGGCGGCGCGACGCTGGTTTTTGCAGCCGTGGGTCAGTAGCGCCATTGCCGTGAGCATCGTGGTCGTCGGTCTGGCGTACAGCCTGTTGTTGCGCCATTTGTGGCATCCCGAAGGCTGGCAGTTGCTGGCCGATGAGTTGATGCACGACGTCATGCCGCTGCTGTTCCTGGCGTATTGGTGGTGGTGCGTGCCCAAGGGCACGTTGCGCTTGCGGCATCTCGGGTTGTGGGTGATCTATCCGCTGGTGTATTTCGCCTATTCATTGCTGAGGGGGCATGAGTTGGCGGTTTATCCCTATCCGTTCATTGACGTCGGCACCTTGGGTTATCCACAGGTGTTTTTGAATGCGGGTGGATTGTTGGCGGGGTTTGTGGTGATTGCTCTAATAATGATCGCATTGGACCGGTGGCGCGGTCGGTGAATACTGAGGGTGATGTGAAGGGCTTTTGTGGCGAGGGAGCTTGCTCCCGCTGCGCTGCGCAGCAGTGCTTAAACCTGCAACCGGGTTTTAACTGAGTCACCACGCAGGCTGATTTTACGACTGCTTCGCAGCCGAACGGGAGCAAGCTCCCTCGCCACACTATCGAGTTGCAGTTATTCCTCGTCGCTGCCCTCCGCCCGCCAGTACCCCACGGCCTTGACGAATTGTTCATTCAAACCGTGCTCATCAAGCAGCACACGACGAATCTGCCGTGACACCTTGGTCTCGGTCGCCACCCACGCATACAGGTTGCCGCTCGGCACTTGCAGCTGCTTCACGGTGGTCAGCAAGTTGTCTTTGCCACCCTCGCGCAAGACCCAGATCACACTGACCTGCGCGGCGCTTTCCAGGCGTTGCTGCTCGGCGCCGTTCTCCACTTCCACAATTACCAGCGCACGACGATTGGCCGCCAGACCTTCGAGCCGGCGGGCGATGGCGGGCAGGGCGGTTTCGTCACCGATCAGCAAATAGCTGTCGAACATGTCCGGCACGATCATCGAGCCACGCGGCCCGCCGATGTGCAGGAACTGGCCGGGCGTGGCCTGCTCGGCCCAGGTCGAGGCGGGGCCGTCGCCATGCA
This region of Pseudomonas mandelii genomic DNA includes:
- a CDS encoding DUF6124 family protein; translation: MFKETPNPPQNDDVSPYESLDSKKLHDAAERALDHYLNPAALKSPAIRKPSTMFLIAPDIKDEDLLAHTCESLAQASVMASDFADYLEGPHRHKAMAIQQIVMLAELAANRMLDNVAVPKPAPHC
- a CDS encoding DUF6124 family protein, with protein sequence MFKETPNPPQTDDVSPYESLDSKKLHDAAERALDHYLNPAALKSPAIRKPSTMFLIAPDIKDEDLLAHTCESLAQASVMASDFADYLEGPHRHKAMAIQQIVMLAELAANRMLDNVAVPKPAPHC
- a CDS encoding glucose/quinate/shikimate family membrane-bound PQQ-dependent dehydrogenase — translated: MSTDGALSRSRLLPTLLGILLLLMGLAMLAGGIKLSLLGGSLYYLLAGIGLTLTGVLLILARRAALGLYALVLFASTVWALWEVGLDWWQLVPRLAMLFALGLVMLLPWFRRPLLITGPAPMGTGALSVAVVLAGVAALASQFTNPGEIKGELDRDSVPGMTNTAPAMPDGDWNSYGRSAHGDRYSPLAQITPQNVNKLVPAWTYRTGDLPGPNDPGETTAENTPLKVNGMLYVCTPHSQVIALDPDTGKEIWRFDPKLSTQNAANFKGWAHMTCRGVTYHDDAVYASEQSPTGTASPAPVSTVCPRRIFLPTADTRLIALDADTGKMCEDFGDKGQVDLTANIGGFNAGGYYSTSPPAVTKDLVVIGGHVTDNVSTDEPSGVIRAFDVHTGKLVWNWDSGNPDDTTPIAEGQVYTRNSPNMWSMFAVDEKLGMLYLPMGNQTPDQFGGDRTPESELHAAGLTALDIATGQVRWHMQFTHHDLWDMDVGGQPTLMDLKTADGVKPAVLASTKQGSIYVLDRSTGKPIVPINEVPVPQGAVAGDHTSPTQPKSDLNLMPPPLQERDMWGVTPFDQLICRIDFKSMRYDGPFTPPSLQGSIVYPGNFGVFDWGGIAVDPVRQIAFVNPSYMAFKSKMIPAAEIAAQGPRKSETEGVQPNKGAPYGVVLEALLSPMGLPCQAPAWGYVAAVDLTTQKTIWKHKNGTVRDSSPVPIPLSMGVPSLGGTFTTAGGVGFLSGTLDQYLRAYDVKNGKQLWEGRLPAGAQTTPMTYTGKDGKQYVLVVAGGHGSLGTKQGDYVIAYKLSE
- a CDS encoding carbohydrate porin, whose amino-acid sequence is MPDFPTPRDSAVCIAIASRKALNLIGGFTAFGLATCTQAAPAFDSESPWMLGDWNGTRTELSEKGYDFKVDYTGEMGSNLHGGYDHDRTARYSDQFGFGTHLDLQKILGWDDAEFQLTITERNGNNISNDRINDPRVGGFTSAQEVWGRGQTWRLTQMWYQQKFFDQKLDIKVGRFGEGEDFNSFPCDFQNLAFCGSQVGNWVGGIWYNWPVSQWAMRVKYHLTPELYAQIGAYEQNPSNLDRGNGFKLSGSGTQGAILPVELVWSPTLNGLPGEYRAGYYYSNAKATDAYKDSNGQPAALSGEAYRSASSKHGVWLGVQQQITSRASDNSRGLSVFANGTMHDKKTNAIDNYVQAGVVYKGLFDARAKDDIGFALARVHVNPAYRKNAEATNQARVVYDYDDPSFLPPQDTEYSAELYYGVHVTNWLTVRPNLQYIRHPGGVDKVDDALIGGIKITSSF
- a CDS encoding VF530 family protein — translated: MTEQNNNPLHGVTLEQILNALVEHYEWSGLAERIDIRCFKSDPSIKSSLTFLRKTPWAREKVERLYVKLMRTKRPL
- a CDS encoding Pr6Pr family membrane protein: MGFLSTPGSAARRRFVAVAAVLGWAGLAIQLYLILYSRWTLEASLIGGLLSFFSYFTVLTNTLVAVVLTCEWTSRESAARRWFLQPWVSSAIAVSIVVVGLAYSLLLRHLWHPEGWQLLADELMHDVMPLLFLAYWWWCVPKGTLRLRHLGLWVIYPLVYFAYSLLRGHELAVYPYPFIDVGTLGYPQVFLNAGGLLAGFVVIALIMIALDRWRGR
- a CDS encoding siderophore-interacting protein, translated to MTEVVHTIHRVMHEIKRRRLQVLRVVDLTPRMRRITLGGPELAGFVSLGTDDHVKLLFPQNAAEHAALETLVLGAGKDNGPMPAMRDYTPRRYDLDTLELDIDFVLHGDGPASTWAEQATPGQFLHIGGPRGSMIVPDMFDSYLLIGDETALPAIARRLEGLAANRRALVIVEVENGAEQQRLESAAQVSVIWVLREGGKDNLLTTVKQLQVPSGNLYAWVATETKVSRQIRRVLLDEHGLNEQFVKAVGYWRAEGSDEE